The Plodia interpunctella isolate USDA-ARS_2022_Savannah chromosome 11, ilPloInte3.2, whole genome shotgun sequence genome includes a window with the following:
- the LOC128673824 gene encoding coiled-coil domain-containing protein 137 isoform X1, whose translation MGRKIPAKKHRGVKDPLQQQAKRDQKLKSKINAPPSDPDAQPVPRSLTELFSRPVRTPTKKLKRKLALVPAAATMGKSNPISRLRKLPGESGRGFTMRINSAIRALHDSDEAQEYPQDLEEEDARGSRIAALRERRQRRRGRPPPPARDSRKDRVKLKKAAAAQAALAAQRERPQYERVPFGAVSAAPPALPAPRGAPHSAPRPGRRELLLNELLRPGTGSGAAAGVRGTRDAIADERERARRDAVAAYRDLKKQKRKQAPCI comes from the exons ATGGGTCGAAAAATACCTGCAAAGAAACATCGCGGAGTCAAAGACCCACTTCAGCAACAAGCTAAGCGAGATCAAAA ATTGAAGTCCAAGATCAACGCGCCGCCCTCGGACCCCGACGCGCAGCCCGTGCCGCGCTCGTTGACGGAGCTGTTTTCGCGCCCCGTCCGCACCCCCACGAAGAAACTTAAACGGAAACTCGCACTAGTTCCTGCCG CTGCAACAATGGGCAAAAGCAACCCAATATCGCGTCTTCGTAAGCTGCCGGGAGAATCCGGCCGAGGCTTTACTATGCGGATCAACAGTGCAATCCGGGCTCTGCATGACTCTGATGAGGCACAGGAATATCCT CAAGATCTGGAGGAGGAGGACGCTCGAGGATCGCGCATAGCGGCGCTGCGCGAGCGCCGGCAGCGGAGGCGCGGccggccgccgccgccggcgcGCGACTCGCGCAAGGACAGGGTCAAACTCAAGAAGGCAGCCGCTGCCCAG GCGGCGCTGGCGGCGCAGCGCGAGCGGCCGCAGTACGAGCGCGTGCCCTTCGGCGCCGTCAGCGCGGCGCCCCCCGCGCTGCCGGCGCCCCGCGGCGCGCCCCACTCCGCGCCCCGG CCGGGGCGCCGCGAGCTGCTGCTGAACGAGCTGCTGCGGCCGGGGACGGGGTCGGGGGCTGCGGCGGGTGTGAGGGGGACGCGGGACGCGATTGCGGACGAGCGcgagcgcgcgcgccgcgACGCTGTGGCCGCCTACCGCGACCTCAAGAAACAAAAACGGAAACAGGCTCCTTGTATTTAG
- the LOC128673824 gene encoding uncharacterized protein LOC128673824 isoform X2, producing the protein MGRKIPAKKHRGVKDPLQQQAKRDQKLKSKINAPPSDPDAQPVPRSLTELFSRPVRTPTKKLKRKLALVPAAATMGKSNPISRLRKLPGESGRGFTMRINSAIRALHDSDEAQEYPQDLEEEDARGSRIAALRERRQRRRGRPPPPARDSRKDRVKLKKAAAAQAALAAQRERPQYERVPFGAVSAAPPALPAPRGAPHSAPRSSTTLMHVLVCMLNGAGSRGAASCC; encoded by the exons ATGGGTCGAAAAATACCTGCAAAGAAACATCGCGGAGTCAAAGACCCACTTCAGCAACAAGCTAAGCGAGATCAAAA ATTGAAGTCCAAGATCAACGCGCCGCCCTCGGACCCCGACGCGCAGCCCGTGCCGCGCTCGTTGACGGAGCTGTTTTCGCGCCCCGTCCGCACCCCCACGAAGAAACTTAAACGGAAACTCGCACTAGTTCCTGCCG CTGCAACAATGGGCAAAAGCAACCCAATATCGCGTCTTCGTAAGCTGCCGGGAGAATCCGGCCGAGGCTTTACTATGCGGATCAACAGTGCAATCCGGGCTCTGCATGACTCTGATGAGGCACAGGAATATCCT CAAGATCTGGAGGAGGAGGACGCTCGAGGATCGCGCATAGCGGCGCTGCGCGAGCGCCGGCAGCGGAGGCGCGGccggccgccgccgccggcgcGCGACTCGCGCAAGGACAGGGTCAAACTCAAGAAGGCAGCCGCTGCCCAG GCGGCGCTGGCGGCGCAGCGCGAGCGGCCGCAGTACGAGCGCGTGCCCTTCGGCGCCGTCAGCGCGGCGCCCCCCGCGCTGCCGGCGCCCCGCGGCGCGCCCCACTCCGCGCCCCGG TCAAGTACAACTTTGATGcatgtactcgtatgtatgTTGAATGGTGCCGGCAGCCGGGGCGCCGCGAGCTGCTGCTGA